TGCGATATTGTTCTGCAAGTGGTGTTAATGGTAAACGAATACCCGTTTCGATTAACTCCATTTCATGAAGTGCCCATTTCACAGGAATTGGGTTTGATTCGCAAAATAGAATTTCGTGTAAATTTGCAACTTGGGTATTTAGGTTTTCAGCTTTTTCAGCTTCGCCTGCCAGTGCTGCCGCACAAACATCGCTCATTTCTTTTGGTGCAACGTTTGCAGTCACAGAAATATTGCCTTTTGCTCCCGACAGAATCAGTTGATAAGCTGTTGCATCATCACCTGAATAGACGGTCATCGCTTTGCCAGCAAGGCCTTCGAGCAGTGCTCGACCACGAGGTACATCACCTGTGGCATCTTTGATGCCCACAATTTGAGGAATATCGGCCAAACGAATGACCGTTTCATTCGCCATATCGACACCTGTACGACCAGGTACGTTATACAGAATTTGAGGAAGATCAACAGCTTCAGCAA
This DNA window, taken from Acinetobacter sp. WCHA55, encodes the following:
- the dapA gene encoding 4-hydroxy-tetrahydrodipicolinate synthase; translation: MTQQAQTIQGSIVAIVTPMFEDGSVDWKGLEKLVEWHIAQGTNSIVAVGTTGEASTLSMKEHTQVIKEIIRVANKRIPIIAGTGANSTREAIELTKEAKELGADAALLVTPYYNKPTQEGLYQHYKAIAEAVDLPQILYNVPGRTGVDMANETVIRLADIPQIVGIKDATGDVPRGRALLEGLAGKAMTVYSGDDATAYQLILSGAKGNISVTANVAPKEMSDVCAAALAGEAEKAENLNTQVANLHEILFCESNPIPVKWALHEMELIETGIRLPLTPLAEQYRTPLREALTTAGVIK